Within the Candidatus Atribacteria bacterium ADurb.Bin276 genome, the region CTGAATGTCCAAGACCATAAATTGCAGCAGTATCAATCCAATTTATCCCGAGATCTAAAGCTTTCTTTATGGCTGTTATTGACTCAGAGTCATCTTGAGGGCCCCAGGCGTGTCTCCATCCTCCACCACCAATTGCCCAAGATCCAAATCCAATCACCGTTAATTCGAGATCGGTTTTCCCTAATCGACGAGTCCTCATTATGACCTACCTCCTGATAATATTTATTTTAAAATTATTTCTTGATTAGTTATTTGATGATCATTATTAAAAGTTTTCTTTACCCCATTTAAGCTCCTAAACCCAAAACGAACCTCAGCTGCTTTTAATATTGATTCTAACAATTCAGCATATGATATTCCAGCCAATTTTGCCATTTTAGCTAAATGCCCGTCCCAACACCAACCTGGGTTAGGATTAACTTCTAATAGTCGTGGATTCCCTAAATCATCCAAACGCCAATCAAAACGAACATAATCCCGACATTCCAATCTTTCAAAAAGTTTCAACGAACTTCCTATGATTAATTTTTCAGTCTCTTCATGAATTTTAGCTTTAACCGACTTAATTTTCCAATAGGGCGAGTCAGGAAGCCACTTTGCTTCATATCCACAAATTTTTGGTAATTCCACCGGTAGTTCTGAATAATCTTCCTCCAATAAAGGAAGTACCAGGTATGATTCGGGGGAATTCCCAATAATTCCTAAACTAAGATCTGAACCAGTTATAAATTCTTCAACCAAAATTGGTTTATCATAACCAAACTGGCCACGAATATCCGATATAGCATTCATCAATTCTTCAATTTTATAAGCTACGCTTTTTTGGGTAATTCCAAAACTTGCATCACCAAAATTTGGCTTTACAATGACCGGAAAATTTATCATGAGATCAAATATGGTGTCTTCCGGCTTAATAAAAAACGCTTTCGGAACTGGAATATTCATCTCCCGAGCCATTCCTCTTACTAATGATTTATCATAACAATAAGATAAACATTGAGGTCCGGATCCCGTATAGGGAATTCCTATCATTTCTAAAAAAGAGGGGATATGTAACTCCATGCGAGGATCATTATTAAAACCCTCATCACACAAATTAAAAACCAAGTCAATTTTCCCTCTCAGGGAAATGAGATTATTTACCAGTTTTTGATGATTATCGAGATATATAAAACTATATTCTCTTAATTCATGCAAAGCTGATTTCAGTTGGTCTATGGTATAAAAATCATCGTCATCAAAAACTGATGATGGTTTTAAAATGTCAGGCTTCCCTGGATCACCGAATAAAACTGCAACTCGTCGAATACTTGGTGGTAACTTTTTCTTACCTGGGGTCCAAGGTTTTTTTACTCGAGAACTAACGATTATTCTTTGTTTCATCATACCTAAATCTTGATTTCTTTGAGAATTTGAAGATATTTTTCCATGAAAAACAATATCATTGAAACCAGAATTTTTTAGGAGTTGGCTGAGTTCATCTTCAGTGTAAAGTCTTTCTCCATAAAATTGATCAACTATGACTCCTCGATCCACATGATTGACTATTTCTCGAGAAATAAGTCGATGACCATCAGCCGAAAGGGATCGTTCTCGACAAACAAAATATTTTTTGTCAATCCATTCCCATGAACGGGGTTCATAATGGGCAGCTAAAAACTCGCCATCAGCGACATCTATTAATAACCGTCCCCAAGGCTTCAAAACCCGGAAAATTTCTTTTAAAACCTTAATATCATCTTGAACAGTCTCAAAATATCCAAAGCTATTTCCTAAAATAAGAACCACATCAAAAAAATCACTTGAATAGGGAAGTTTTCTCGCATCTCCTTCTCGAAATTGGATACCTAAACCCTCTTTTTTTGTTTGAATTTTAGCTTTCTGTATTAAGTAATGGGAGCGGTCTAATGCATAGATATTTTTCATGTTTCGTCGTGCTAACTCTAAAGAATGCCTTCCCTGACCACAGCAAAGATCTAATATTTTATCATCAGGAGATAGTGAAACAGCTTCGATAAACAAATTGACCTCTTTGCGGGTTATTTCACTATCTTCAACAACATCGGCATCGGTTTTTAAATAAATTGAATTAAATATTCTTCGCCACCAATCAGGGTAAACATGCTCCTCTAAATTAATGACCGGTCCTAAAGATTTTTGCATTTTACTCCCACCTTTTTTCCGGATTAAAGGGGGAGTCCCTTTTGATGACTCTTCTTTCATAAATAATAGAACCTCCTCACAGGTTACAAATGCTTATTTAAAGTTTTATACAAAAACATATTTTGAATCCTTAAATCCAAAAGAAAAATGAATAATTCTCTCATAGCCATTTCTTCTTTTTAAAGAAAAATAACATAATCAACGCTATTCCTCCCATGGTGAACAAGGTAATTGCATACCCCCATTTCCAATACAGTTCAGGCATAAAACGAAAGTTCATGCCATAGATTCCTGCGATAAAAGAAAGGGGCATAAAAATGGTAGCAATCATGGTTAGAACTTTCATCACTTCATTTAAACGATTATTGATACTCGATAGGTAAATATCAATCATACTGGAAATTAATTCTCGATCAGTTTCAATTGTATCGATAAGTTGAGTAATATGGTCATATATATCCCGTAAATAAACGACGGTGGATTTTTCAATAAAGGGAAACTCACGTCTTTCTAAAGAACCGATCACTTCACGCATGGGCCAAATAGAGGTTCGAAAAAATATCATATTCCTTTTTAAAAAATGAATCCTCGGTAAAATTTTTGAGGAAGGATGGTCAACCAATTCATCTTCTAATTCTTCTAATTGATCCCCGATTTGTTCCACCATGAGAAAATAATTATCGACGATCGCATCCAGGAGAGCGTAAACCAAATAATCGGCTCCTGCTTTTCTCAACCGACCCCTACCGAGACGAATGCGATTTCTTATCTCTTCGAAAACATCTCCTTTTTTTTCTTCTTGAAAAGAGATAACAAATTTGTCTCCTAATATAAGACTCACCTGTTCTGAAATGATTTCATCCGACTGGTTCTGGCTATATATCATTTTTACAACAATATAGAGATAATTTTCATAATCTTCGACTTTTGGGCGTTGGGTAGTGTCGAGTATATCTTCCAACACGAGATGATGTATACCAAATATCGATCCAATCTTGGTTAAAATATTTTCCTGACAGATACCATCAACATTAATCCAGGTTATTGACTGACTATCTCTTAAATCGTCTATTTCATCTGCCTCTTTTATTTTAATTTCTCGGTATTGATTTTCACTATACGTGAATATATGAAATAGTTCTTCCTGGTCATTTTTTTTAATAGCTTGATTTTCTCCACTTTGAAGGGAACCATCCAATTCATCTTGAGTAAAATTGGTACTGTCCATGGAAAATTCTCCGTGATAGTAATGAATTTTTATGAATCATATTACCACTTTCTTAAATATTTACTATCTGATTTTTTAATGGTTATTAAACCCTTTTGAGAAGGAATTCAAAACGAGGGGAGATTTCAATAAGTAAAATCCTTTTTTAGTAGTATAAATCTTGGTATCCTTTTTTTTTATTTTTTTTAGGAATAAAAAACAAAAGGATGAGATCCTCACGGCTTCTGAATACGAAGCCTCAGGATGACGCCGGCTGCGCCAGATGAGATCCTCACGCGGAAAAGCACCGCTCAGGATGACGGATTAAGGGCACACCCCCCTAACCCCCCTCAATGGGGGAATTCATTTGATGGTATTTTCGGGATAGAAGGGGAGCT harbors:
- the ddl_2 gene encoding D-alanine--D-alanine ligase, whose protein sequence is MKEESSKGTPPLIRKKGGSKMQKSLGPVINLEEHVYPDWWRRIFNSIYLKTDADVVEDSEITRKEVNLFIEAVSLSPDDKILDLCCGQGRHSLELARRNMKNIYALDRSHYLIQKAKIQTKKEGLGIQFREGDARKLPYSSDFFDVVLILGNSFGYFETVQDDIKVLKEIFRVLKPWGRLLIDVADGEFLAAHYEPRSWEWIDKKYFVCRERSLSADGHRLISREIVNHVDRGVIVDQFYGERLYTEDELSQLLKNSGFNDIVFHGKISSNSQRNQDLGMMKQRIIVSSRVKKPWTPGKKKLPPSIRRVAVLFGDPGKPDILKPSSVFDDDDFYTIDQLKSALHELREYSFIYLDNHQKLVNNLISLRGKIDLVFNLCDEGFNNDPRMELHIPSFLEMIGIPYTGSGPQCLSYCYDKSLVRGMAREMNIPVPKAFFIKPEDTIFDLMINFPVIVKPNFGDASFGITQKSVAYKIEELMNAISDIRGQFGYDKPILVEEFITGSDLSLGIIGNSPESYLVLPLLEEDYSELPVELPKICGYEAKWLPDSPYWKIKSVKAKIHEETEKLIIGSSLKLFERLECRDYVRFDWRLDDLGNPRLLEVNPNPGWCWDGHLAKMAKLAGISYAELLESILKAAEVRFGFRSLNGVKKTFNNDHQITNQEIILK
- the corA gene encoding Magnesium transport protein CorA produces the protein MDSTNFTQDELDGSLQSGENQAIKKNDQEELFHIFTYSENQYREIKIKEADEIDDLRDSQSITWINVDGICQENILTKIGSIFGIHHLVLEDILDTTQRPKVEDYENYLYIVVKMIYSQNQSDEIISEQVSLILGDKFVISFQEEKKGDVFEEIRNRIRLGRGRLRKAGADYLVYALLDAIVDNYFLMVEQIGDQLEELEDELVDHPSSKILPRIHFLKRNMIFFRTSIWPMREVIGSLERREFPFIEKSTVVYLRDIYDHITQLIDTIETDRELISSMIDIYLSSINNRLNEVMKVLTMIATIFMPLSFIAGIYGMNFRFMPELYWKWGYAITLFTMGGIALIMLFFFKKKKWL